One Micropterus dolomieu isolate WLL.071019.BEF.003 ecotype Adirondacks linkage group LG23, ASM2129224v1, whole genome shotgun sequence DNA window includes the following coding sequences:
- the il13ra2 gene encoding interleukin-13 receptor subunit alpha-2 isoform X3, whose translation MTECPKLYQLEYFNTYSDSWTAVRMNRRTYSVQFDLMKDVRVRVYTLLSGPCTNGTMTKSARYTELIQKPSSTGVVGTTVQDFVCVYHNMKYMECSWGKGPKTPANSQQSLYFWHKKMEQAEECPKYVLSSGVRSGCNFTGMSFPDFTDISFCVNGSSPEGPLKPTYISLQIQNHVKPDTTEKLHLQTGPDTQLELHWDNPVGRVPGHCLEWEVEHNQEGPDGKIALELILTKQTSLTLSSIGDNERHCFRVRSKLHKYCADKSFWSEWSPPTCRPEKKEVAPELEWDMVPVYVYIAVAIIAVLVLSLCAWAVLTVWKSRQVKKPDSLLTTLFARNPVLTVMEA comes from the exons ATGACAGAGTGCCCAAAACTGTATCAACTGGAGTACTTCAACACATACAGTGACAGTTGGACT GCTGTCAGGATGAATAGGAGGACATACAGTGTCCAATTTGATCTGATGAAAGATGTTAGGGTGAGAGTGTACACCTTGCTGAGTGGACCCTGCACCAACGGCACTATGACCAAGAGCGCAAGATACACCGAACTGATCCAGAAACCTTCCAGCACAG GTGTTGTGGGTACCACAGTCCAggattttgtctgtgtgtatcaTAACATGAAGTACATGGAGTGCAGTTGGGGAAAAGGCCCAAAGACCCCTGCCAACTCACAGCAAAGTCTATATTTCTG GCACAAGAAAATGGAACAGGCAGAAGAATGCCCGAAATACGTGTTATCGAGTGGAGTCAGGAGTGGCTGCAACTTCACAGGGATGTCTTTCCCCGATTTCACTGATATCAGCTTCTGTGTAAATGGTTCCTCTCCCGAAGGGCCCCTGAAACCAACATACATCTCCCTGCAAATCCAAAACCACG TGAAGCCTGACACTACAGAGAAGCTGCATCTGCAAACAGGTCCAGACACGCAGCTGGAACTACACTGGGACAATCCTGTTGGCAGGGTTCCTGGACACTGCCTAGAATGGGAGGTGGAACACAATCAAGAGGGACCTGATGGAAAAATTGCATTG gaGCTGATTTTAACCAAACAGACCAGCCTAACTTTGTCTTCCATCGGCGACAATGAGAGACATTGCTTCAGGGTTCGGTCCAAACTGCATAAATATTGTGCCGATAAAAGTTTTTGGAGTGAGTGGAGTCCTCCGACATGCCGCCCAG aaaagaaagaagtcGCACCTGAACTAGAATGGGACATGGTACCTGTCTATGTATATATCGCTGTCGCCATCATTGCCGTACTGGTGCTGTCGCTGTGTGCGTGGGCAGTGCTCACAGT GTGGAAATCAAGACAAGTTAAGAAGCCAGACTCTCTGCTCACCACCCTGTTTGCCAGAAATCCAGTTCTTACAGTGATGGAGGCCTAA
- the il13ra2 gene encoding interleukin-13 receptor subunit alpha-2 isoform X1, protein MAIKSWLAQQATLMLLLMTWRESVHCNGFTVDPPEDLVILDPGHLGQLEITWSPPTSLINMTECPKLYQLEYFNTYSDSWTAVRMNRRTYSVQFDLMKDVRVRVYTLLSGPCTNGTMTKSARYTELIQKPSSTGVVGTTVQDFVCVYHNMKYMECSWGKGPKTPANSQQSLYFWHKKMEQAEECPKYVLSSGVRSGCNFTGMSFPDFTDISFCVNGSSPEGPLKPTYISLQIQNHVKPDTTEKLHLQTGPDTQLELHWDNPVGRVPGHCLEWEVEHNQEGPDGKIALELILTKQTSLTLSSIGDNERHCFRVRSKLHKYCADKSFWSEWSPPTCRPEKKEVAPELEWDMVPVYVYIAVAIIAVLVLSLCAWAVLTVWKSRQVKKPDSLLTTLFARNPVLTVMEA, encoded by the exons ATGGCGATAAAATCTTGGCTGGCTCAACAAGCGACATTGATGCTGCTCTTAATGACCTGGAGGGAGAGCGTGCATTGCAATGGATTTACAG TGGATCCTCCTGAGGACCTTGTGATACTAGACCCCGGACATCTTGGACAATTGGAGATTACATGGAGCCCCCCAACCAGCTTGATTAATATGACAGAGTGCCCAAAACTGTATCAACTGGAGTACTTCAACACATACAGTGACAGTTGGACT GCTGTCAGGATGAATAGGAGGACATACAGTGTCCAATTTGATCTGATGAAAGATGTTAGGGTGAGAGTGTACACCTTGCTGAGTGGACCCTGCACCAACGGCACTATGACCAAGAGCGCAAGATACACCGAACTGATCCAGAAACCTTCCAGCACAG GTGTTGTGGGTACCACAGTCCAggattttgtctgtgtgtatcaTAACATGAAGTACATGGAGTGCAGTTGGGGAAAAGGCCCAAAGACCCCTGCCAACTCACAGCAAAGTCTATATTTCTG GCACAAGAAAATGGAACAGGCAGAAGAATGCCCGAAATACGTGTTATCGAGTGGAGTCAGGAGTGGCTGCAACTTCACAGGGATGTCTTTCCCCGATTTCACTGATATCAGCTTCTGTGTAAATGGTTCCTCTCCCGAAGGGCCCCTGAAACCAACATACATCTCCCTGCAAATCCAAAACCACG TGAAGCCTGACACTACAGAGAAGCTGCATCTGCAAACAGGTCCAGACACGCAGCTGGAACTACACTGGGACAATCCTGTTGGCAGGGTTCCTGGACACTGCCTAGAATGGGAGGTGGAACACAATCAAGAGGGACCTGATGGAAAAATTGCATTG gaGCTGATTTTAACCAAACAGACCAGCCTAACTTTGTCTTCCATCGGCGACAATGAGAGACATTGCTTCAGGGTTCGGTCCAAACTGCATAAATATTGTGCCGATAAAAGTTTTTGGAGTGAGTGGAGTCCTCCGACATGCCGCCCAG aaaagaaagaagtcGCACCTGAACTAGAATGGGACATGGTACCTGTCTATGTATATATCGCTGTCGCCATCATTGCCGTACTGGTGCTGTCGCTGTGTGCGTGGGCAGTGCTCACAGT GTGGAAATCAAGACAAGTTAAGAAGCCAGACTCTCTGCTCACCACCCTGTTTGCCAGAAATCCAGTTCTTACAGTGATGGAGGCCTAA
- the il13ra2 gene encoding interleukin-13 receptor subunit alpha-2 isoform X2 — protein sequence MAIKSWLAQQATLMLLLMTWRESVHCNGFTVDPPEDLVILDPGHLGQLEITWSPPTSLINMTECPKLYQLEYFNTYSDSWTAVRMNRRTYSVQFDLMKDVRVRVYTLLSGPCTNGTMTKSARYTELIQKPSSTGVVGTTVQDFVCVYHNMKYMECSWGKGPKTPANSQQSLYFWHKKMEQAEECPKYVLSSGVRSGCNFTGMSFPDFTDISFCVNGSSPEGPLKPTYISLQIQNHVKPDTTEKLHLQTGPDTQLELHWDNPVGRVPGHCLEWEVEHNQEGPDGKIALELILTKQTSLTLSSIGDNERHCFRVRSKLHKYCADKSFWSEWSPPTCRPATSTSPCESR from the exons ATGGCGATAAAATCTTGGCTGGCTCAACAAGCGACATTGATGCTGCTCTTAATGACCTGGAGGGAGAGCGTGCATTGCAATGGATTTACAG TGGATCCTCCTGAGGACCTTGTGATACTAGACCCCGGACATCTTGGACAATTGGAGATTACATGGAGCCCCCCAACCAGCTTGATTAATATGACAGAGTGCCCAAAACTGTATCAACTGGAGTACTTCAACACATACAGTGACAGTTGGACT GCTGTCAGGATGAATAGGAGGACATACAGTGTCCAATTTGATCTGATGAAAGATGTTAGGGTGAGAGTGTACACCTTGCTGAGTGGACCCTGCACCAACGGCACTATGACCAAGAGCGCAAGATACACCGAACTGATCCAGAAACCTTCCAGCACAG GTGTTGTGGGTACCACAGTCCAggattttgtctgtgtgtatcaTAACATGAAGTACATGGAGTGCAGTTGGGGAAAAGGCCCAAAGACCCCTGCCAACTCACAGCAAAGTCTATATTTCTG GCACAAGAAAATGGAACAGGCAGAAGAATGCCCGAAATACGTGTTATCGAGTGGAGTCAGGAGTGGCTGCAACTTCACAGGGATGTCTTTCCCCGATTTCACTGATATCAGCTTCTGTGTAAATGGTTCCTCTCCCGAAGGGCCCCTGAAACCAACATACATCTCCCTGCAAATCCAAAACCACG TGAAGCCTGACACTACAGAGAAGCTGCATCTGCAAACAGGTCCAGACACGCAGCTGGAACTACACTGGGACAATCCTGTTGGCAGGGTTCCTGGACACTGCCTAGAATGGGAGGTGGAACACAATCAAGAGGGACCTGATGGAAAAATTGCATTG gaGCTGATTTTAACCAAACAGACCAGCCTAACTTTGTCTTCCATCGGCGACAATGAGAGACATTGCTTCAGGGTTCGGTCCAAACTGCATAAATATTGTGCCGATAAAAGTTTTTGGAGTGAGTGGAGTCCTCCGACATGCCGCCCAG CCACATCAACAAGTCCTTGTGAGTCACGTTAA